The sequence below is a genomic window from Methanofastidiosum sp..
CCTCCCTTCCACTATAGTTGATTTAGTCGAGGGTAAAATTGGAAGAGTGGGCAATGTAAAAGAAAAGGAGATATTTGACTTACTGGGGGGCAATCTTTGATTCTAAAAAAAGGTGCAGAGGCGGACCTTTATCTTGAAGATTTCAAGGATGTATTTGGATTTGACTTTTACAATGAAAAAGTCGTTATCAAAAAAAGAGTCAAGAAAAATTACAGGATCAATCAAATTGATGACATGATCCGGGGATTTAGAACAGTAAAAGAAGCAAAGATAATTAATAAAGCAAAGAGTCACGGAGTATTTTCCCCCTCATTGTATCTTGTTGACTTAAAAGAAAAAAGCATTGTGATGGAATACATCAACGGAACTAGATTAAAGGAATACCTTTCTTCTAAGGGATTAGATAGAGAAATAGGCCATCAGATAGGTAGTTCAGTTGGTTGTATGCATAAAGCTGGGATAATCCACGGAGATCTTACCACCTCAAACATGATATTAAAAGATGGTAAGTTATACTTCATTGACTTTGGATTATCTGAGGAATCTGAAGAGATTGAGAAGCAAGGTATAGACATACATTTGTTAAGGCAGGCATTAGAAAGCACACATTTTGATATCTCTGAAGAGTTATTTAAAATAATACTTGAAGGATATTCAAAAGTTCTTGGACAACAAAAAAAGGAAGAAATCCTTCAAAGAATTGAACAAATAGAAAAGAGGGGAAGATATAGAAAAAGAGATTAAATTTTTTCTAATTCGCTTAAAACTTCCCAGAGAATTGTTCTTGTGTGCATGGGCATGTTTGGATCGTTTGAAATCTCGTCCAAAAGTTCAACTGCTGCATGGGCTCTTGATTGTACAGGTTCAGAAGTATCAAGTAGTCTGTCTGCAGCTTCTTTGGCAGCCCTTCTTATATTTCTAGGAACACTGTTGTCTTCGTTAACAAATTCGTTTAAGTAGTCGACTATACCTTTAATATTTTCTTCAGGCATTAAATCACCTCTTCTATATATCGCATGAATATTATATTGCTTTAAAACCTTTATCTTTGGGATATTTAGTTTACCATAACAAAATATGTTATAATAATAGATATTATGCCAAAAATGGCTCCAATAGACCAAATTACAAGAACTAATTTTTTCTCTGTGAGTTTAAAATTAGAAGTAAGTAGATTTGCGACCGATAGATATTTTTGAGGATGCAAGATCCCATCTTTATCGATTTTTGTAGGGCCATATTTTTTACCCCCAAATCTTCTAATTGATTTGAACAAAAATTCCATAATTTGAGGAAATAAAAGAACAACTCCAACTACTTCTATATTTTTTATTATAGAAAAAGATGCTATTAATGCACCAACTATCAGTGTTCCAGTATCCCCTGGGAATATTTTTGCCGGATATTTATTATATATTAAAAATGCATAGAAGGCAAAGGTAAAAGTAAGTAAGTATAATGATGTTTGCAGGTCTCCCAGAAGGTATATGCAGGCTGACAAAGAAAGAGTTGATATAAGTCCAAGGCCCATTTCCTCTCCATTGAATCCTGCAAGAAGATTTGTTAGATTTGAAGCTGCAGTTATGCCTATTGGTATTATTATTAAATAAAGTAGGCCCATGTCAATCTCAAAAAAAATTAGATTTAGATTTAACCCTTTGACAAAAAACAATAAAGGTACTCCGCCTAAAAGACATAGGGCTGTTTTAAGAAATTGAGGGATATTATATAGGTCATCAATAAAACCAACGATTCCTATTATTGTGACCGGAAATATGAACATTAATATTCTAAAATCAAGTGATAATAAATAATAGAGGATAAATATAGGGATTGTTCCGAGAAGTATTGCAATACCGCCAGCTTCCGGAACCTCAAATCTTTGATTTTTATGGAGATCAACACCAAACAAACCATGCTTTTTGTTGAATTTCCCTATTACAGGCGTAATAAAAAGGGTAACAACAAATGAAATAATTGGAAGTAATATGTAATTCATGAAATAAATGTTATATAGGTGTTCTTAAATATTTTTATTATGGAAGGAAGACTTTCTGATTACACCCTTTTTCTTTTTGACATGGATGGAACCTTAGTAAAATTTAAACTTGATTTCGAATATCTAAAACAAGTCACTAGAAAAATTCTAGAAGAAAATAGGATCCAAATAGAAATGAAAGGATCATTAATTGAAACATTGAAGGAATTAAGGTCAGAATTTTCAGAAGAAGAAGCTTATTCGGAGTTTGTGAAAAAAATTGAAAATATTGTGGTTCAGCATGAGATTGAAGCATCAGAAAAAGCTGAAGCTTTTCCACATTCTATAGATCTTTTAACCTCCCTAAAGTCAAAGGGAAAGAATATTGGGATTGTCACTAGAAACAATAAAGCTGCCTCTATTAATACCCTGAAAGTTACAGGATTGATTGAATATATGGACGTTATAGTTACAAG
It includes:
- a CDS encoding Kae1-associated kinase Bud32, with the protein product MILKKGAEADLYLEDFKDVFGFDFYNEKVVIKKRVKKNYRINQIDDMIRGFRTVKEAKIINKAKSHGVFSPSLYLVDLKEKSIVMEYINGTRLKEYLSSKGLDREIGHQIGSSVGCMHKAGIIHGDLTTSNMILKDGKLYFIDFGLSEESEEIEKQGIDIHLLRQALESTHFDISEELFKIILEGYSKVLGQQKKEEILQRIEQIEKRGRYRKRD
- a CDS encoding UPF0147 family protein produces the protein MPEENIKGIVDYLNEFVNEDNSVPRNIRRAAKEAADRLLDTSEPVQSRAHAAVELLDEISNDPNMPMHTRTILWEVLSELEKI
- a CDS encoding HAD family hydrolase, which gives rise to MEGRLSDYTLFLFDMDGTLVKFKLDFEYLKQVTRKILEENRIQIEMKGSLIETLKELRSEFSEEEAYSEFVKKIENIVVQHEIEASEKAEAFPHSIDLLTSLKSKGKNIGIVTRNNKAASINTLKVTGLIEYMDVIVTREDVEKVKPDPEHVEVAIKHLEKKAKDTVVIGDHRYDVLAGKRAGCFTIGVLSGVSSEDLLNDADLIVTSLEEIISFL